CCGAACAGCGCGCCATTGCCCTGCGCCGCTTTGGACGGCTGGATCGCAGCCGGCCGGCCAGCGGCCATGGGCTGGGCATGCCTTTGGCGGCGGCGATTACGCGGCTGCATCATGGCACATTGACACTGGAGGATGCCGTGCCGGGGCTGCGGGTGGCGATCACCCTGCCCCTGCCCGAACCGATGACCACCTAGACGCGAAAAGGCCGGCGCGACGATTGCCCGTCGCGCCGGCCTTTCGATGGTCCGGACCTTTAGAACTTCACGGTCGCATCGGCACCGAAGGTGCGTGGCGCGTTGAAATTGCCATAGTCGCCCAGGATATTGTTGACGCTGCCGGTCGACACGCTGGTCGTCGGCGCTCCCGGCAGGCTGTTCGACGGGTCGCGGCGATAGACATATTGTTCATCGAACAGGTTGCGGCCCCAGATGCCCAGCGTCAGCTTGCGGCCATAACCGACATCGATATCCGCCAGCGAGATACGGCCGTTGAAGATCAGCGACGCATCATTCTTGGTGGCATATTGGTCGAAGGTCTGGGTCGCCTGCGAATAATTGCCGTCGATGTGGAAACGCAGATGCGCGTCGCCGCCATGGACCGGCAGGTCATAGTCGGCCGAGCCGCTGGCCGCGTTGCGCGGCGTGAACACCACGTAGAAGCGCTGGTCGACCGTGGTCGATGCGCCGTCCGTGCCGGTATAGGTGATCGGCACCAGCGGGATCTTGGTATAGGTATAGGCGTAGGAGGCGTTCAGCGTCAGGCCTTCGACCGGGTTCAGGGTCAGGTCGGCCTCGACACCCCGGATCTTGGTGGTGCCGGCGGCATTGATGGTGACCAGATTGTTGAAGTTGGAGCCGTTGAACGGCTGGATCGAGCTGATGTCGACCTGGCTGTCCTTGCGGTCCATGATGTAGGCGGCCAGGTTGAAGCGCGCCTTGTGATCCCAGAAGTCCGACTTCAGGCCGACTTCATAGGATTTCACGTCTTCCGGATCGAACGCCTGATAATTGGCCGTGCGCGAGCTGGCGCCCCCGGCGCGATAGCCGGTGGCATATTTGGCATAGACATGGACGTCGTCACTGACGTCATAGGCCAGGGTCGCCATCGGGTTGAAGCGGTTCCAGCTTTCGTCGAGCGGCTGATAGCCGGCCGCGGCCGCGGCGGCGGTATTCACGTCATAATTGACGTTGCGCGAATAGTGCAGCACGCCCTTCTTGTCGTCATGCGTGTAGCGACCACCGACGGTCAGGTGCAGCGCGTCGGTCGCGTTCCAGGTCAGCTGGCCATAGGCGGCATAGCTTTTCGACCAGACTTCCGAGGCGCGGTCGATCGAGCGACAGCCCACGTCCGACCCGAAGCCGCCCGATCCGGTGCAGCTGTTGAGGATGGTGTAGACCGCCTGGCCAGCGCTGTTGAGATAGACGCCGTTCGAGTTTGGCGTCGCCGCGTCATCGCTGACATGTTCGTTGAAATAATAGAGGCCGGCGACATAGTCGATCTTGCCGACGGTGCCGACCGCCTGGATTTCCTGGCTGAACTGGCGCTGGCGCAGATCGGCCAGGCTGTAGCGGCTGAAGGCGCAGGGCGCGGCCTGGGTGCAGGCCGAGGTCAGGTTGACGACGGGGACGCGATGGGCGCCGCCGCTATTATCCCACTGGGTCGCATCGACGCCGCGCCAGGCGGTGATCGAGCGCAGTTGCAGTTCGGGCAGCGCGTCCCACTTCAGATTGTTGGTAAAGCCATGGGTCTTGTCGATGCTGGGCTGCTGCGGCACGCCGATGTCGGCGGTCTTCATGCGGGTGTCGCCATTGACCACCACGCCGGGCAGCAGCGGCTTCACCGTGCCGGTCAGGTTGGTGTAGCTGGTGCCCGGCAGGGCGCAGGCCGGCTGGGAAGCCTGGGTGCCGGCGGCGCAGCCATTGGGATTATAGTTCAGCAACTGGCTGTAAAAGGGCGTGTTGGCATCACGCGCGACATCATAGGCAAAGTCGTTGGTGATGGTGCTGGTCGGCTGCCAGCGGACGGCGGCACGGAAGCCCTTGCGGTTATAATAGTTCCAGCCGGTCTGGCCTTCGAGCGGATC
The sequence above is drawn from the Sphingobium sp. AP49 genome and encodes:
- a CDS encoding TonB-dependent receptor, whose protein sequence is MLLNNIARSMLLAGSALGCVIASTAFAADAAPAVEAAPDDSGLGTIVVTATKRETNLQETPISMAVLGDATLKDRHVQSLYDLADGAVPSLRVATFEARQSALTIGIRGIVPLDANQPAREQGVGIYIDGVYIGRQHGLNAGLFDVERIEVLKGPQGTLFGRNTEGGALSIVSKAPTGEWGGQIDAGMGNYGSATGDFHLNLPKVAGFSVKLDGIIQHQDATTKDPLEGQTGWNYYNRKGFRAAVRWQPTSTITNDFAYDVARDANTPFYSQLLNYNPNGCAAGTQASQPACALPGTSYTNLTGTVKPLLPGVVVNGDTRMKTADIGVPQQPSIDKTHGFTNNLKWDALPELQLRSITAWRGVDATQWDNSGGAHRVPVVNLTSACTQAAPCAFSRYSLADLRQRQFSQEIQAVGTVGKIDYVAGLYYFNEHVSDDAATPNSNGVYLNSAGQAVYTILNSCTGSGGFGSDVGCRSIDRASEVWSKSYAAYGQLTWNATDALHLTVGGRYTHDDKKGVLHYSRNVNYDVNTAAAAAAGYQPLDESWNRFNPMATLAYDVSDDVHVYAKYATGYRAGGASSRTANYQAFDPEDVKSYEVGLKSDFWDHKARFNLAAYIMDRKDSQVDISSIQPFNGSNFNNLVTINAAGTTKIRGVEADLTLNPVEGLTLNASYAYTYTKIPLVPITYTGTDGASTTVDQRFYVVFTPRNAASGSADYDLPVHGGDAHLRFHIDGNYSQATQTFDQYATKNDASLIFNGRISLADIDVGYGRKLTLGIWGRNLFDEQYVYRRDPSNSLPGAPTTSVSTGSVNNILGDYGNFNAPRTFGADATVKF